The following coding sequences lie in one Dunckerocampus dactyliophorus isolate RoL2022-P2 chromosome 4, RoL_Ddac_1.1, whole genome shotgun sequence genomic window:
- the homer1b gene encoding homer protein homolog 1b isoform X3: MGEQPIYSTRAHVFQIDPNTKKNWLPTSKHAVTVSYFYDSTRNVYRIISLDGTKAIINSTISPNMTFTKTSQKFGQWADSRANTVYGLGFSTEHHLSKFAEKFAEYKEAARLAKEKSQEKMEMATSPSQESPAGELSSPLTPVTPPMENINGTDEICDTTPNSDSRPEPSQNALAFAHREQFKTCRVCSF, encoded by the exons GGAGCAGCCCATCTACAGCACGCGGGCCCACGTCTTCCAAATTGACCCCAACACCAAGAAGAACTGGCTGCCCACCAGCAAGCACGCCGTCACCGTGTCCTACTTCTACGACAGCACGCGCAATGTCTACCGCATCATCAGCCTGGATGGTACCAAG GCAATAATTAACAGCACCATCAGTCCCAACATGACGTTCACAAAGACCTCACAGAAGTTTGGCCAGTGGGCGGACAGTCGAGCCAACACCGTCTACGGCCTGGGATTCTCCACTGAGCATCATCTGTCCAAG TTTGCAGAAAAGTTTGCAGAGTATAAAGAAGCAGCGCGCCTCGCCAAAGAGAAAAGTCAAGAAAAGATGGAAATGGCCACCTCGCCCTCGCAG GAGTCTCCAGCTGGGGAGCTGTCATCACCTTTGACCCCTGTGACTCCACCCATGGAAAACATCAACGGCACAGACGAAATCTGTGACACGACCCCCAACTCGGACTCCAGACCAGAACCGTCCCAGAACGCGCTGGCCTTTGCTCATAG GGAGCAGTTTAAGACTTGTCGGGTCTGCTCTTTCTGA